The following is a genomic window from Niabella soli DSM 19437.
GTACCACTGACCTTGCCGTATTTGCCGATGGCGTTTTGCGGCATACTGCGGTGATCCCGTTTGCCGGAGAAAATATCACTAATGATATAAAAACAGGTCTCGGCGTATTAAAAAGCCAGGCCGAACAAATGAAAACGCAGTTTGGCAGCGCACTGGCAAACGAAGCAAAAGCAAACGCTTATATCACCATTCCCGGGTTACGGGGCATGCCGGCAAAAGAGATCAGCGTAAAGAACCTGGCCAATATCATCCAGGCAAGAATGAGCGAGATCCTTGATTTTGTTACCTATCACTTAAAGCAGATCGGTATGGATAACCGCCAGCTCAATGGAGGCATTGTTCTTACAGGAGGCGGATCTCAATTAAGGCACCTGATCCAGTTAACAGAATATGTAACCGGCCTGCCCGCACGTATCGGTTTACCAAACGAGCATCTGGCTGCAGGTCATATAGAAGAGCTGGCGAAACCTACTTATTCCACCTGTTTGGGACTGATCTTAAAAGGATACGATGATTTCGAAAATAACCGCAAAGTATTTGAGAAAAGCTTTATCACCGTGCAGGTACCGCAGGACCTTATTAAGCAGGCCGCAGTTGCCGAAGTGGCCGAAGTAGCAGTAGCCTCCGGTGAAGAAAACAGTGCAGCGACTACCAGTAAAAAACGTCAGCCACTGAAGAATTTCTGGGATCAGTTTAAAAACGGTATTATCGAAATTTTCAAGGAAGAAGAAGACGGTCATTTATAATTTTTTACAGCCCTGTACTCTTTCTAAAAGGTGTGGAAGGAGTGCAGGATCTATAGTTCTTTTTAATTGTTTTATTTTTTTCAACTATAACTCCTCATCTCCAATGTTTTTATCATTGATAATAATAGGGAAATGAGGCCTAACCCATTTACTTAACAGGTTCTCACAGGAGGGTGTGAGCCACAAATTTTTTTAACAGATGATACATTTTGATCTACCCAAAGAACAGTCATCCATTATCAAAGTCATCGGTGTTGGCGGTGGCGGCGGTAATGCCGTTAACCACATGTACAGTCAGAACATCGACGGCGTAAACTTTATTATCTGTAATACAGATGCACAGGCGCTTTCCAACAGCCTGATCCCCAACCGCATACAGTTAGGGCCGCAACTGACCTCAGGTTTGGGCGCCGGCGCTAATCCTGAAATCGGCCGCCAGGCAACTGAAGAATCGCTGGAAGAGATCAAGCGTATTGTGGAGGTGAACACCAAGATGGCATTTATCACTGCCGGAATGGGCGGTGGTACCGGCACGGGTGGTGCACCTATCATTGCAAAAATTTGCAAAGACCTGGGCGTGCTTACCGTGGGTATCGTAACGATGCCTTTTGCCTATGAAGGGAAAAAGCGGCACAAACAGGCAGAGGAAGGGATCAAGATCCTGAAACAATATGTAGATACTTTGCTGGTGATCAGCAATGATAAATTGCGGCATCAGTTTGGTAACCTTAAAATGCGCGAAGCATTTGAAAAGGCAGATAACGTGCTGGCAACGGCGGCAAAATGTATTACCGACGTAATCAACAGCACCGGTCAGATCAACGTTGACTTTGCGGATGTTTGTACCGTTATGAAAAATGGCGGGGTAGCTATACTGGGTAGTGCGGCTGCATCCGGCGAAAACCGTGCGCAGCGTGCCATTGAAGAGGCCCTGAACTCACCATTGTTGAATGATAACGATATCCGCGGAGCCAAATGGATCCTCATCAATATCAATTCAGCCGAAGGCGATTCAGAATTTACAATGGATGAGGTGGAAGTAATTCAGGCGCACCTGTTGAGCCAGGCGGGTGAAAACACCGATGTAATTCTTGGGCTGGGGTATGACAATTCGCTGGGAGATGAGATCGGTATTACATTGATTGCAACCGGCTTTGAGAATAAAGACCCCTTTGTAAAACCGGTGCTGAAAAAAGAAGAACAGGCAGAAGGTAAAATTGTAATGACCTTAACGCCGAATGATTTGGTTGCATCTAAAAACGGGAAAAAAGTAGCGCCGCAGGAGGTGGTGGAGCATGAACTGAAGGAAGCAGAAAAAAGCCTGGGGCTGCAGGTAGATCCGATGATGCCACAATTAATTGACGAACCGTATGCAGAAGCCCCGATGCCGACATTGGATGATATCTCCGATATGGATTTTGCGAGCAATGCAGATGTTCATTATACCTTGTCTGCAGCGGACAATGAGAAAGTAGGCGCCAATGCGGAACCGGAAAAAGAAGTAGTGGTTGAAATAGTTGCCAACGAAGAAGACGAGGCTTTTTATTCTCCGGCAACACCCAGTGAAGACCGTGTGCTGGCGCAGCCCGAAATGAAAGAGCCCGAACCCGAAAATGATTATTCCGCAGGAGTGGGCGTACGCAGTTACCTCGCAAAACCTTCTAATATTTATGCGGAATCAAAAAAAGAAGAGATAGTTGCCAAAGCGCAGGAGCCTGCTGCCAGCGAAGAAAAAATGGAATTGGTGGAGCGCGTAGCGCCCCGGAGAGAAGAAGCGCCGGCAATGGTAAAAAATGAGGAACCCATACAGCCGCAACTGACAGCGGAAGAAGAAATGCTGCAGCAAAAACGTAAACAGGTAGAACGCTTGCAAAAATTGCGGAACCTTTCATTCAATGTTAATGGAAGTGATCCCAATAGCGAGTATGAAACCGTTCCCGCGTACATACGGCGGAATATGGAGTTGCAGGATAACAGCAACCACATTGAAAGTTACTATAGCAAGTTTGAAGTGAGCTCCGATGATAACAATCAGGGTCAGATCAATACCATTAACACCTTTCTAGATGGTAAAAAACCAGACTGATTTCTGTGAAAATTCAAGAGGAGTTTGGGTGTATAGTTTATAGTTGTAGCCCCGGTCGTTATCTACCGGGGCTTTTTAGTGACACTTGCAAAACCGCTTTGCCGGCACCGGCGGGTGGTGCAAAACATTTTTTTAGGTCTTCAGCAATTTGAATGCATGCGACCATTGATTATGAAGAAAACCAGGGATGCACCACAACATACAAAGGGGCTCAATGGCCCTTGCTGCTTCCACTTTCCCCATGTCTTCCGTTTCCCAGCCAAAAGCGGTTAAAATAGTTGTTACAGTTTTTTTAGCAGCATCATTGTTGCCGCAAATGAACATAGTAGGTTTTCCCTCTTTAAAATCGGGCTTATACATACGCGCATTGCCTACACTGCTGAAGGCCTTTACTACGCTTGCATAGGGAATAATTGCCTGGATCTTTTCCATCAATGATTCCTCCAATGAGGTAAAAAAATGAAGCACGCCATTCACCGGAGCATCGGATGAGATGGGATTGGTAACATCGATTACAATTTTATTGCTGAAATTATTTTTGCCGGCGGTAGCAATAGCTTCCTCCGCAACGGCACCTGAAACGGCCAACACAACCAGCTCTGCAAATACTGCTGTTTCAGCAAAAGTACCAACCGTAATTTCCGGATTTTCATTTTTGAATTTTACAATAGCTTGCTTTGAAGTGTTTCGGGTACCGAGCATTGTTTCATGCCCTTCGTTGGCAAAAGCTTTTGCCAATGTTTGACCCACATCCCCCGAGCCTATGATTCCTATTTTCATTTTTAATGTTTTAGTGATGAATAAATTGCACTAAAGCTACGAAGGAATTTTGTGAGGCTAATTAATTTTGGATTGCGCCGACCAGCAATGCATTCATTACCTGTTGAATTTCCATTTATACCGGCGGTAATAAAACACCATTATAAAGGTGATACCGAAACAACAGACGAACAGCAAAAGCCGGGCTCCGGCAATGGTCATAAACACCTTATTAATGTCAAGGATCGCTTCAAAGATTTTATCGCATTTGCTTAATACATACCCGGTAAGAAAGCTTCCCAGTATTTTAGAGAATTTGCCCAGGTCCGTTTCATCCGATTTGTTCATAGGCGTTGAAACGATGGCAATGATCCAGCCAAGGATATAGCCAAAAATGCAGATAAGATAAGTGATCGGGTAAACGGCAGGATCTGGTCCCACCCGGTAGGCCAGGTAGATCAGCGTAATTCCGATAATACAGCCGGAAATAGCCGTTGCGGCCAAACTATAGCGCGAAGCTCTTTTGGCCGATGGCGCCGGATCATCGGTAGCTGCCGTGTTAGTATTGGGGTTCATGTTTGTATGATTTAGAGCTGTGCAAAATCCTTTCTATAAAAATAGCCAGGATCAGCGGCTAAATCAATGACCATTTTTGGCGATGCCAAAAATAGACCTATAAGGTTTTTAAAAACCTTATAGGTCTGTCCTTTATTTCTTCATCACAAAACTTTCCATGAACTTGGTGTTGAAGTTCCCGCTGCGGAAATCCTCGTTCTGCATCAGTTGTAAATGGAAGGGAATAGTTGTTTTAATGCCTTCGATCACATATTCGCTTAATGCACGATACATGGTGTCGATAGCTTCGTTGCGCGTACGTGCAACGGTGATCAGTTTCCCGATCATTGAATCATAATAGGGAGGAATGGTATAGCCGGCGTAAACATGACTGTCTACCCGAACGCCATGTCCGCCTGGTATGTTCAGGTTGGTGATCTTTCCGGGTGAGGGGCGGAAGTCATTGTAAGGGTCTTCCGCGTTGATGCGGCATTCGATCGCGTGCATCTGGGGATAATAATCGGCCCCCGACACTTTTTCACCCATTGCAATTTTTATCTGTTCCTTGATCAGGTCAAAATTGATCACTTCTTCCGTAACGCAATGTTCCACCTGAATACGGGTATTCATTTCCATAAAGTAGAAATTGCGATGTTTATCTACCAGGAATTCGATGGTTCCCACGCTTTCATAACCAATGGCGCCGGCTGCCTTTTTTGCCGCCTCGCCCATGGCATGGCGTAATTCATCCGTCATAAAAGGAGAAGGAGATTCTTCTACCAGTTTCTGGTGCCGGCGCTGGATGGAGCAATCTCTTTCGCTCAAATGACAAACGGTGCCGTACTGATCGCCGGCTACCTGTATTTCAATATGGCGGGGCTCTTCTACAAATTTCTCCATGTAGATGCCATCATTTTTAAATGACGCGGCTGCCTCCACTTTTGCAGTGTCATACGCGCGCTCCAGTTCCGACTCTTCCCAAACGATCCGCATCCCTTTACCACCGCCACCGGCTGTCGCTTTTAAAATAACGGGATAACCGATTGATTTTGCTTCACTTTTGGCATGGTCCAGGCTTTTCAGCAATCCTTCGCCACCAGGCACTACAGGAACGCCCGCCTTGATCATCGTTTCTTTGGCGGTGATCTTATCGCCCATTTTGTTGATCATATCGCCCGTAGGGCCAATGAATTTGATCCCGTTCTCGTTGCAGATCTGTGCAAACTTTGCATTTTCGGCCAGGAAACCATAGCCCGGGTGCACTGCATCGGCATTCGTGATCTCCACGGCCGCCATAATATTGGGTACATTCAGGTAGGAATCAACGCTCGCAGGTCTTCCGATGCATACGGCTTCGTCGGCAAACTTTACGTGCAGGCTTTCGCTGTCAGCAGTAGAATATACAGCCACCGTCTGAATACCCATTTCCCGGCAGGTCCTTATAACGCGCAGGGCAATTTCACCTCTGTTTGCGATTAATATTTTTTTAAACATTGAACGAATTTGAGAATTTGAAGATGTGCTAATTTTAAAATTTAAGCCAATCCAAAAACGCTGAAAACAGCGGGGCTATTTTCAAATTTTCAAATTGGCAAATTTTCAAATTGATTATGGTTCTACGATAAATAATGGCTGATCAAACTCAACAGGAGAAGCATCGTCTACCAATACTTTTATAATCTTTCCGCTTACTTCACTTTCGATTTCGTTAAAAAGCTTCATTGCTTCAATAACGCAAATTACCTTACCCGGTGTGATGCTGTCGCCCTCTTCAACAAAATTGGGTTTTTCCGGAGCCGGTTTGCGGTAAAAAGTACCGATCATCGGGCTTTTTATTGTGATCGTATTAGAAGGGATTTCGGTTGCTTTGGGGGCTAATGCAGGAGCAG
Proteins encoded in this region:
- the ftsA gene encoding cell division protein FtsA gives rise to the protein MNAEQPIIVGLDIGTTKIAVIAGRKNEFGKLEILGFGKANSNGVKHGQVLNIDETIKAIKMALDNCLSVNPNLNIGEVYVGIAGHHIKSLQTRGDIVRENEEEEITQAEVDLLVSKQYKTYIPAGDQIIDVIPQEYTVDNMPNIVRPIGYSGVKLGANFHIITGDKNAIRNINRSVEKAGLYTKDLVLQPLASAAAVMGQEDLEAGVAIVDIGGGTTDLAVFADGVLRHTAVIPFAGENITNDIKTGLGVLKSQAEQMKTQFGSALANEAKANAYITIPGLRGMPAKEISVKNLANIIQARMSEILDFVTYHLKQIGMDNRQLNGGIVLTGGGSQLRHLIQLTEYVTGLPARIGLPNEHLAAGHIEELAKPTYSTCLGLILKGYDDFENNRKVFEKSFITVQVPQDLIKQAAVAEVAEVAVASGEENSAATTSKKRQPLKNFWDQFKNGIIEIFKEEEDGHL
- the ftsZ gene encoding cell division protein FtsZ, which encodes MIHFDLPKEQSSIIKVIGVGGGGGNAVNHMYSQNIDGVNFIICNTDAQALSNSLIPNRIQLGPQLTSGLGAGANPEIGRQATEESLEEIKRIVEVNTKMAFITAGMGGGTGTGGAPIIAKICKDLGVLTVGIVTMPFAYEGKKRHKQAEEGIKILKQYVDTLLVISNDKLRHQFGNLKMREAFEKADNVLATAAKCITDVINSTGQINVDFADVCTVMKNGGVAILGSAAASGENRAQRAIEEALNSPLLNDNDIRGAKWILININSAEGDSEFTMDEVEVIQAHLLSQAGENTDVILGLGYDNSLGDEIGITLIATGFENKDPFVKPVLKKEEQAEGKIVMTLTPNDLVASKNGKKVAPQEVVEHELKEAEKSLGLQVDPMMPQLIDEPYAEAPMPTLDDISDMDFASNADVHYTLSAADNEKVGANAEPEKEVVVEIVANEEDEAFYSPATPSEDRVLAQPEMKEPEPENDYSAGVGVRSYLAKPSNIYAESKKEEIVAKAQEPAASEEKMELVERVAPRREEAPAMVKNEEPIQPQLTAEEEMLQQKRKQVERLQKLRNLSFNVNGSDPNSEYETVPAYIRRNMELQDNSNHIESYYSKFEVSSDDNNQGQINTINTFLDGKKPD
- a CDS encoding NADPH-dependent F420 reductase encodes the protein MKIGIIGSGDVGQTLAKAFANEGHETMLGTRNTSKQAIVKFKNENPEITVGTFAETAVFAELVVLAVSGAVAEEAIATAGKNNFSNKIVIDVTNPISSDAPVNGVLHFFTSLEESLMEKIQAIIPYASVVKAFSSVGNARMYKPDFKEGKPTMFICGNNDAAKKTVTTILTAFGWETEDMGKVEAARAIEPLCMLWCIPGFLHNQWSHAFKLLKT
- the accC gene encoding acetyl-CoA carboxylase biotin carboxylase subunit — translated: MFKKILIANRGEIALRVIRTCREMGIQTVAVYSTADSESLHVKFADEAVCIGRPASVDSYLNVPNIMAAVEITNADAVHPGYGFLAENAKFAQICNENGIKFIGPTGDMINKMGDKITAKETMIKAGVPVVPGGEGLLKSLDHAKSEAKSIGYPVILKATAGGGGKGMRIVWEESELERAYDTAKVEAAASFKNDGIYMEKFVEEPRHIEIQVAGDQYGTVCHLSERDCSIQRRHQKLVEESPSPFMTDELRHAMGEAAKKAAGAIGYESVGTIEFLVDKHRNFYFMEMNTRIQVEHCVTEEVINFDLIKEQIKIAMGEKVSGADYYPQMHAIECRINAEDPYNDFRPSPGKITNLNIPGGHGVRVDSHVYAGYTIPPYYDSMIGKLITVARTRNEAIDTMYRALSEYVIEGIKTTIPFHLQLMQNEDFRSGNFNTKFMESFVMKK
- the accB gene encoding acetyl-CoA carboxylase biotin carboxyl carrier protein, with amino-acid sequence MDFKQIQELIKMINKSNIGELSIEQKDFKISIRQKEEQITQVVAAAPVHYQPQAPALLPPQNTPTAPALAPKATEIPSNTITIKSPMIGTFYRKPAPEKPNFVEEGDSITPGKVICVIEAMKLFNEIESEVSGKIIKVLVDDASPVEFDQPLFIVEP